Proteins encoded by one window of Actinocorallia herbida:
- a CDS encoding MMPL family transporter produces MLSQLTDLTTRHPRRFLWAAVLLVVAGLLAGTVASLAMTMGLGDYDDPASPSSAARRDVLAATGIDPEQGYLVLIRLDRALDPAGPPPAEVTRVEGLLAARPEVRSVLTYASAHDPRMVAADRRSTFVAAAVGSFTGNHERDAVAAVQDALKADPLLAGKTWLGGPTTANVQVSAVSTIDLAIAETAAFPILLILLLFVFRGVVAAVLPLIGAVCAIAIAMLGLAAVMPFLKLSIFALNLLLALGVGLAVDFSLLMVSRFREELAAGRDVPEAVRATVATAGRTVLFSALTVAAALATLLLFPQRFLYSMGLAGVLCTAAAAAFALVLLPALLALLGHRVDRWAPRRHGLPPRGRWYAFAHAVMRRPVVFGLAAAALLLACGVPFTRIAFTGVDATVLPSSESAGQVSRELAAAFPDAPGSPIRLVVTAPDDAGPALTDYATRVRGVTGITAVGAPERLAPGLWQLEAVPDGPPLKAAALSALDRVAALPAPYPVRATGQTAWFAAMQDSLGAHLPGALALLIATTLVLLFALTGSLLLPVKALIMNGLSLSAALGLLVLVFQDGRFEDLLGFTGQGALESTAPIILFALVFGLSTDYTVFLLSRIKEHHDAGLPTREAVAVGLERTGRIVTMAAVLLAIAVGALALSRLAFIKELGLGAAVAVLIDATIVRAVLVPSLMAIMGGLNWWAPGPLRRLHARRAEPIPLVVLSPDPKNTEVVQLR; encoded by the coding sequence GTGCTGTCTCAACTGACCGATCTCACAACGCGGCATCCCCGGCGGTTCCTGTGGGCGGCCGTCCTGCTGGTCGTCGCCGGTCTGCTGGCCGGCACCGTGGCGTCGCTCGCGATGACCATGGGCCTGGGCGACTACGACGACCCGGCGTCGCCGAGCTCCGCCGCGCGCCGCGACGTGCTCGCCGCCACCGGCATAGACCCCGAACAGGGGTATCTGGTGCTGATCCGGCTCGACCGCGCCCTCGACCCGGCCGGGCCGCCGCCCGCCGAGGTCACCAGGGTCGAAGGGCTCCTCGCGGCACGTCCCGAGGTCCGCTCCGTGCTCACCTACGCCTCCGCCCACGACCCCCGGATGGTCGCGGCGGACCGGCGGTCCACGTTCGTGGCCGCGGCCGTCGGCTCCTTCACCGGGAACCACGAGCGGGACGCCGTCGCCGCCGTCCAGGACGCGCTGAAGGCCGACCCGCTGCTGGCGGGAAAGACCTGGCTGGGCGGGCCGACGACCGCGAACGTCCAGGTCAGCGCCGTCTCCACGATCGATCTGGCGATCGCCGAGACCGCCGCGTTCCCGATCCTGCTGATCCTGCTGCTGTTCGTCTTCCGCGGCGTCGTCGCGGCCGTGCTGCCGCTGATCGGCGCGGTCTGCGCGATCGCGATCGCGATGCTCGGGCTGGCCGCCGTCATGCCGTTTCTCAAGCTCTCGATCTTCGCGCTGAACCTGCTGCTGGCGCTCGGCGTCGGGCTGGCGGTCGACTTCAGCCTGCTGATGGTGTCCCGGTTCCGGGAGGAGCTGGCCGCCGGACGCGACGTCCCGGAGGCCGTGCGCGCCACCGTCGCGACCGCGGGGCGGACCGTCCTGTTCAGCGCGCTCACCGTCGCCGCGGCCCTGGCGACGCTGCTGCTGTTCCCGCAGCGGTTCCTTTACTCGATGGGCCTGGCCGGAGTGCTGTGCACGGCCGCGGCCGCCGCGTTCGCGCTGGTGCTGCTGCCCGCCCTGCTCGCCCTGCTCGGCCACCGGGTGGACCGCTGGGCGCCTCGCCGCCATGGGCTGCCGCCGCGCGGCCGCTGGTACGCCTTCGCGCACGCCGTCATGCGCCGTCCGGTGGTGTTCGGGCTGGCGGCCGCCGCGCTCCTGCTCGCCTGCGGCGTGCCGTTCACCAGGATCGCCTTCACCGGCGTCGACGCGACCGTGCTGCCGTCGAGCGAGTCGGCCGGGCAGGTCAGCCGGGAGCTGGCGGCGGCCTTCCCCGACGCGCCCGGCAGCCCGATCCGCCTGGTCGTCACCGCGCCCGACGACGCCGGGCCCGCCCTCACCGACTACGCGACGCGGGTCCGCGGCGTCACCGGGATCACCGCCGTGGGCGCGCCCGAACGCCTGGCGCCGGGACTCTGGCAGCTCGAGGCCGTCCCGGACGGGCCGCCGCTGAAGGCCGCCGCGCTCTCGGCGCTGGACCGGGTGGCGGCGCTGCCCGCCCCCTACCCCGTCCGGGCGACCGGACAGACCGCCTGGTTCGCCGCCATGCAGGACAGCCTCGGCGCCCACCTCCCCGGCGCGCTGGCCCTGCTCATCGCGACCACCCTCGTCCTGCTGTTCGCGCTGACCGGCTCGCTGCTCCTCCCCGTCAAGGCGCTGATCATGAACGGGCTGTCGCTGTCGGCGGCGCTCGGCCTGCTCGTCCTCGTCTTCCAGGACGGCCGCTTCGAGGACCTGCTGGGCTTCACCGGCCAGGGCGCCCTGGAGTCGACCGCGCCGATCATCCTGTTCGCGCTCGTGTTCGGCCTGTCCACCGACTACACCGTGTTCCTGCTCAGCCGGATCAAGGAGCACCACGACGCCGGGCTCCCCACCCGGGAGGCCGTCGCCGTCGGGCTGGAGCGGACCGGCCGGATCGTGACGATGGCCGCCGTGCTCCTGGCGATCGCGGTCGGCGCCCTCGCCCTGTCCCGGCTGGCGTTCATCAAGGAACTCGGGCTCGGCGCGGCCGTCGCCGTCCTCATCGACGCCACGATCGTCCGTGCGGTCCTCGTCCCGTCCCTCATGGCGATCATGGGCGGGCTCAACTGGTGGGCGCCCGGACCGCTGCGGCGGCTGCACGCACGCCGCGCCGAGCCGATCCCCCTCGTCGTCCTCTCGCCCGATCCGAAGAACACCGAGGTGGTGCAGCTCCGATGA
- a CDS encoding RNA polymerase sigma factor → MNNPVTAHHDDPTFLVRRAQRGDLTALATLLQQITPFIERICRPIASQDTPDAVQESLIVIYQNLGALEKPAAIYSWVRIIALREAIRVARIAGRVIATDVIEIVGSNSPQLGTEIRDVLGRLTPEHRTMLTLRHVQELDEQTVAKSLDLPLGTVRSRLFRARRAFRDAWEGEAAAG, encoded by the coding sequence ATGAACAACCCGGTAACCGCACACCACGACGACCCGACGTTTCTCGTACGCCGTGCACAGCGTGGAGATCTCACCGCTCTGGCCACTCTGCTGCAACAAATCACCCCGTTCATCGAACGCATTTGCCGTCCGATCGCGAGCCAGGACACCCCGGACGCGGTCCAGGAATCCCTGATCGTGATCTACCAGAATCTCGGTGCCCTCGAGAAACCGGCGGCGATCTACTCATGGGTAAGGATCATCGCGCTGCGAGAGGCGATCCGCGTCGCGCGGATCGCGGGACGAGTGATCGCCACCGACGTGATCGAGATCGTCGGCTCGAACTCGCCCCAGCTCGGCACCGAGATCCGTGACGTCCTCGGCCGGCTGACTCCAGAGCACCGGACGATGTTGACTCTCCGTCACGTTCAGGAGTTGGACGAGCAGACGGTGGCGAAATCGCTTGATCTTCCGCTGGGAACTGTCCGGTCACGGCTGTTCCGAGCCCGTCGGGCATTTCGCGACGCATGGGAAGGAGAAGCGGCCGCGGGATAA
- a CDS encoding phosphopantetheine-binding protein, translating to MSSSESRSAARALIENSVDLAAVVDRLSDDDDLAFGGVDSGEIVRVGLRCEDVLGRPLTGDELAGLTSVRAVADLLEGAR from the coding sequence GTGTCATCCTCCGAGTCGAGATCCGCGGCCCGTGCGCTGATCGAGAACAGCGTCGATCTGGCGGCCGTCGTCGACCGGCTGTCCGACGACGACGACCTGGCGTTCGGCGGCGTCGACTCCGGCGAGATCGTGCGGGTCGGGCTGCGCTGCGAGGACGTCCTCGGCCGGCCGCTGACCGGCGACGAGTTGGCGGGCCTGACGTCCGTGCGCGCGGTCGCCGACCTGCTCGAGGGGGCGAGGTGA
- a CDS encoding class I adenylate-forming enzyme family protein yields MWLGSLIERHRARRPDALALRDVRRDVSWREFERDVHALAALLAERAAPGDRIAVIGANRVEILETYFACAVAGVVAAPVNPALTDPEIAAVLAPLDPVLLIGDDAARTRLAALLPGLPAVALEEIERLPDAAAPACGSTLDAPAAILHTSATTGRPKGVVVDQRSFAANAHAWLADVGSGPSAIYLNACPLFHGSMVIALDYLAAGATVCVLDRFTPQGCLTAMSAWQVTQTFLVPSMIRLILETRALAETDLGALDLVLHGAAPMPSDLAEEAAERFCGRLQTIYGITEGGGPALTLRPDDKPSAPPVPGAACAGRPMLGTVARVAGPDGATLPDGEIGELRLSGDGVMKGYWKNPSATSETLPGGELNTRDLCCVDPAGLLWVVDRRNDLILRGGQNVYPAEIEHALRTSPHVADVAVVPAPSAYWGQTPVAFVQPSGPEGVDEAELVGLCVERLAAYKRPTRFIFVEEIPRNPAGKILRSRLRERAAEA; encoded by the coding sequence ATGTGGCTCGGATCACTCATCGAACGGCACCGCGCTCGCAGGCCCGACGCGCTGGCGCTGCGTGACGTCCGGCGCGACGTCTCGTGGCGCGAGTTCGAACGGGACGTCCACGCGCTGGCCGCGCTGCTGGCCGAGCGGGCCGCGCCCGGCGACCGGATCGCGGTGATCGGCGCCAACCGCGTCGAGATCCTGGAGACCTACTTCGCCTGCGCCGTCGCCGGGGTGGTCGCCGCGCCGGTCAACCCGGCGCTCACCGACCCCGAGATCGCGGCGGTGCTGGCCCCGCTGGACCCGGTGCTGCTGATCGGCGACGACGCCGCCCGCACGCGGCTCGCCGCGCTGCTGCCCGGCCTGCCCGCCGTCGCGCTGGAGGAGATCGAGCGGCTGCCCGACGCGGCCGCTCCGGCCTGCGGCTCGACGCTCGACGCGCCGGCCGCGATCCTGCACACCTCCGCGACCACCGGACGCCCCAAGGGCGTGGTGGTCGACCAGCGGTCGTTCGCGGCCAACGCCCACGCGTGGCTCGCCGACGTCGGATCCGGCCCCTCGGCCATCTACCTCAACGCCTGCCCGCTGTTCCACGGCAGCATGGTGATCGCGCTGGACTACCTGGCCGCGGGCGCGACCGTGTGCGTCCTGGACCGCTTCACCCCGCAGGGCTGCCTGACCGCGATGAGCGCCTGGCAGGTCACCCAGACCTTCCTCGTCCCGTCGATGATCCGCCTGATCCTCGAGACCAGGGCGCTGGCCGAGACCGACCTCGGCGCCCTCGATCTGGTGCTGCACGGGGCCGCGCCGATGCCGTCCGACCTGGCAGAAGAGGCCGCGGAACGGTTCTGCGGCCGGCTCCAGACGATCTACGGGATCACCGAGGGCGGCGGGCCCGCGCTCACCCTGCGCCCCGACGACAAGCCGTCGGCGCCGCCCGTCCCCGGCGCGGCCTGCGCGGGACGCCCGATGCTCGGCACCGTCGCCCGCGTGGCCGGACCCGACGGCGCGACCCTCCCCGACGGGGAGATCGGCGAGCTGCGGCTGAGCGGCGATGGGGTGATGAAGGGCTACTGGAAGAATCCCTCCGCCACGTCCGAAACCCTCCCCGGCGGCGAGCTCAACACGCGCGATCTGTGCTGCGTCGACCCGGCGGGCCTGCTCTGGGTCGTCGACCGGCGCAACGACCTGATCCTGCGCGGCGGCCAGAACGTCTACCCCGCCGAGATCGAGCACGCGCTGCGGACGTCGCCGCACGTCGCGGACGTCGCCGTGGTGCCCGCGCCGTCGGCCTACTGGGGACAGACGCCGGTCGCGTTCGTCCAGCCGTCCGGGCCGGAGGGCGTCGACGAGGCCGAGCTGGTGGGCCTGTGCGTGGAGCGGCTGGCCGCCTACAAGCGGCCCACCCGGTTCATCTTCGTCGAGGAGATCCCCCGCAACCCGGCCGGCAAGATCCTGCGGTCGCGGCTGCGCGAACGCGCGGCGGAGGCGTGA
- a CDS encoding DUF3050 domain-containing protein, with translation MTAPSRYSWAEDPPRITELRGLVEAERKAVTGHPVYLMVDDHAAVATFMAHHVFAVWDFMSLLKSLQRELTCVDVPWTPRAAGVSTRLVNEIVLVEESDALAGGYTSHFELYLAAMERSGADTKPILDLLQLLRTGNNVPDALAIASVPTPSAEFTLATFQVIDNAPLHCKAAAFAFGREDLIPEMFSRVAAIDDPDGRLELFRDYLSRHIEVDAGEHTPMAMRMVADLCGEDSVKWRECASVVAGSLRARERFWDGVAAALQRSSVND, from the coding sequence ATGACGGCGCCGTCCCGCTACTCCTGGGCCGAGGACCCGCCGCGGATCACCGAGCTGCGCGGCCTGGTCGAGGCCGAGCGTAAGGCCGTCACGGGCCACCCCGTCTACCTGATGGTCGACGACCACGCGGCCGTCGCCACGTTCATGGCCCACCACGTGTTCGCCGTCTGGGACTTCATGTCGCTGCTGAAGTCGCTGCAGCGCGAGCTGACCTGTGTGGACGTCCCCTGGACGCCGCGGGCCGCGGGCGTCAGCACCCGGCTGGTCAACGAGATCGTGCTGGTGGAGGAGAGCGACGCTCTCGCCGGCGGGTACACGAGCCATTTCGAGCTTTATCTCGCCGCCATGGAGCGATCGGGCGCCGACACGAAACCGATCTTGGATCTGCTGCAACTCCTACGCACCGGTAACAATGTGCCGGACGCGCTCGCCATTGCGTCGGTCCCCACTCCTTCGGCCGAGTTCACGCTGGCGACTTTCCAGGTCATCGATAACGCGCCGCTGCACTGCAAGGCCGCCGCATTCGCGTTCGGCAGGGAAGATCTCATCCCCGAGATGTTCTCGCGGGTGGCCGCGATCGATGATCCGGACGGACGTCTGGAGCTGTTCCGCGATTACCTGTCCCGCCATATCGAGGTGGATGCGGGCGAGCACACTCCGATGGCGATGCGGATGGTGGCGGATCTCTGCGGAGAGGACTCCGTGAAATGGCGTGAGTGCGCCTCCGTGGTCGCCGGGTCACTCCGTGCGAGAGAACGTTTCTGGGATGGGGTCGCGGCGGCGCTGCAAAGGAGCTCCGTTAACGACTGA
- a CDS encoding sensor histidine kinase yields the protein MRGGRTIRSRLAIIVLVPTSLLVTVASFGVADQVRISGDADAVSRLVGLELSAQDLIHSLQRERSLTSSLLGGAGQFRSQVDAQRRATDVNEQSLKQQIAGGTSPSARAVSDALAGLNTLSFIRDSADSGRLNRTEMLDFYTSAIVKLNGFSTEGDLGQSDQALRRDLQSLHSLGEAKEAVALERSQLSGVFAQGYFTQNDYLRFTEVRATKIEALDRFWQTASEQRKSDLTAALKTSQAGLAENFEQKALLGADGSPLKLSSPQWSAAMTTIGNDLREIQRDLGDDIRQRVAGIHRDADRGLFLYSLLALACLIVALLLWLYTFRSIMRPLTMLTGEAHDVAERRLPEAVARVQAADDPGAVMQHVIAGSVLAQRDDEFAEVAVALDHLQKTAVRLAVEQAVMRYNTSESLANLGRRNQNLVRRQLGFISALEKEEADPNQLANLFELDHLATRMRRNAESLLILTGEHSPRRWSTAVSVGDVLRSAFAEVEDYRRVTLRRADKAMVQGAAAAEIAHLLAELVENALAFSPPDLAVEVQARSAGNEYHIAIVDQGLGMAAEAMAVANARLAGEESFLVSPTRDLGHYVVGRLAQRLSIKVWLHDSPLNGVTARVVIPTSLLEQPGKPSAAPRQQVPVSAGVGPHTSGAYLSAPIPGDRTSGQNGSGPHPSSNGSGPAHPASPNGAQPGAANPGTGPNGIYPGGAPNGGANPGTGPNGVYPGDSQTGGAQPGTGPNGIYPGAAQNGGSGAYPAVPGGSQTSGAYSASHGSGAHPAVPPGALSAQPPNGPYSGGMPPQPPGSTGGTPFAPGPLAGPLAKGQPGGGPRHAAPKTTRNGLLKRQPRTPGTRRAGAAQRPATPEQPRPPARPERTPGEVRQMLDSFRLGYNNADTRTGDEPQ from the coding sequence TTGCGGGGCGGGCGCACGATCCGCTCCCGGCTGGCGATCATCGTGCTGGTCCCCACCTCGCTGCTGGTGACGGTCGCGAGCTTCGGCGTCGCCGACCAGGTCCGGATCTCCGGTGACGCCGACGCCGTCTCCCGCCTGGTCGGCCTCGAACTGTCCGCCCAGGACCTCATCCACTCGCTGCAACGGGAACGGTCCCTGACCAGCTCTCTGCTCGGCGGCGCCGGGCAGTTCCGCTCCCAGGTCGACGCGCAGCGCCGGGCCACCGACGTCAACGAGCAGTCGCTCAAGCAGCAGATCGCGGGCGGCACCTCGCCGAGCGCCCGGGCCGTCTCCGACGCGCTCGCCGGGCTCAACACGCTCAGCTTCATCCGCGACTCCGCCGACTCCGGCCGGCTGAACCGCACCGAGATGCTGGACTTCTACACCTCGGCGATCGTCAAGCTGAACGGGTTCTCCACCGAGGGCGACCTCGGCCAGAGCGACCAGGCGCTCCGCCGCGACCTGCAGAGCCTTCACTCCCTCGGTGAGGCCAAGGAGGCCGTCGCCCTGGAGCGCAGCCAGCTCAGCGGCGTCTTCGCCCAGGGCTACTTCACCCAGAACGACTACCTGCGCTTCACCGAGGTCCGCGCCACCAAGATCGAGGCGCTGGACCGGTTCTGGCAGACGGCGTCCGAGCAGCGCAAGAGCGACCTGACCGCGGCGCTCAAGACGTCGCAGGCGGGCCTGGCGGAGAACTTCGAGCAGAAGGCGCTGCTCGGCGCCGACGGCAGCCCGCTGAAGCTCAGCTCGCCGCAGTGGTCGGCCGCGATGACGACCATCGGCAACGACCTGCGCGAGATCCAGCGGGACCTCGGCGACGACATCCGGCAGCGGGTCGCGGGCATCCACCGCGACGCCGACCGCGGCCTGTTCCTGTACTCGCTGCTCGCACTGGCCTGCCTGATCGTCGCGCTGCTGCTCTGGCTGTACACCTTCCGGTCGATCATGCGCCCGCTGACGATGCTGACCGGCGAGGCCCACGACGTCGCCGAGCGGCGGCTGCCCGAGGCCGTCGCCCGCGTCCAGGCGGCCGACGACCCCGGCGCCGTCATGCAGCACGTGATCGCCGGATCGGTCCTCGCCCAGCGGGACGACGAGTTCGCCGAGGTCGCGGTGGCGCTCGACCACCTGCAGAAGACGGCCGTCCGGCTGGCGGTCGAGCAGGCCGTCATGCGGTACAACACCTCGGAATCCCTCGCCAACCTCGGCCGACGCAACCAGAACCTGGTCCGCCGGCAGCTCGGCTTCATCTCCGCCCTGGAGAAGGAAGAAGCCGACCCCAACCAGCTGGCGAACCTCTTCGAGCTCGACCACCTCGCCACCCGCATGCGGCGGAACGCCGAATCGCTGCTGATCCTCACCGGGGAGCACAGCCCGCGGCGCTGGTCGACCGCGGTGTCGGTCGGCGACGTCCTGCGGTCGGCGTTCGCGGAGGTCGAGGACTACCGCCGGGTGACGCTGCGCCGGGCCGACAAGGCGATGGTGCAGGGCGCGGCCGCCGCCGAGATCGCCCACCTGCTCGCCGAACTCGTCGAGAACGCCCTGGCCTTCTCGCCGCCGGACCTCGCCGTCGAGGTGCAGGCCCGCTCGGCGGGGAACGAGTACCACATCGCGATCGTCGACCAGGGGCTCGGGATGGCGGCCGAGGCGATGGCCGTCGCGAACGCCCGGCTCGCCGGCGAGGAGAGCTTCCTGGTCAGCCCGACCCGCGACCTCGGCCACTACGTGGTCGGCCGGCTCGCGCAGCGGCTCAGCATCAAGGTCTGGCTGCACGACTCGCCGCTCAACGGCGTCACCGCCCGCGTGGTGATCCCGACGTCGCTGCTGGAGCAGCCCGGCAAGCCGTCGGCCGCGCCGCGGCAGCAGGTGCCGGTCAGCGCCGGGGTCGGGCCGCACACCTCGGGTGCCTACCTGAGCGCGCCGATCCCCGGCGACCGGACGTCCGGGCAGAACGGCAGCGGGCCCCACCCGTCGTCCAACGGCTCCGGGCCCGCGCACCCGGCGTCCCCCAACGGCGCGCAGCCGGGCGCCGCGAACCCCGGCACCGGACCGAACGGGATCTACCCGGGCGGCGCGCCGAACGGCGGTGCCAACCCGGGCACCGGACCGAACGGGGTCTATCCCGGCGACTCCCAGACGGGCGGTGCGCAGCCCGGCACCGGGCCGAACGGGATCTACCCGGGAGCGGCGCAGAACGGCGGCAGCGGGGCGTACCCGGCCGTCCCCGGCGGCTCCCAGACGAGCGGGGCGTACTCGGCGTCCCACGGCAGCGGAGCCCATCCCGCGGTGCCGCCGGGAGCGCTGTCGGCGCAACCGCCGAACGGGCCGTACTCCGGCGGGATGCCGCCGCAGCCGCCCGGCTCCACCGGCGGGACGCCGTTCGCGCCCGGTCCGCTCGCCGGACCGCTCGCCAAGGGCCAGCCCGGCGGCGGGCCCCGGCACGCCGCCCCCAAAACGACCCGCAACGGGCTGCTCAAGCGGCAGCCCCGCACCCCCGGCACCCGGCGGGCCGGGGCGGCGCAACGTCCCGCGACGCCGGAGCAGCCCCGTCCCCCGGCGCGTCCCGAACGGACGCCCGGCGAGGTCCGGCAGATGCTGGACAGCTTCAGGCTCGGCTACAACAACGCCGACACCCGCACCGGCGATGAGCCGCAGTGA
- a CDS encoding roadblock/LC7 domain-containing protein: MSQTAQDISNVNWLLGRFVKETDGVADAVAVSSDGLLMAMSDGLDRPTAEPLAAIISGLVSLSRTASHRYRFDGLKLVMIEMRRGFLLVSSISDGSCLGVVATTECDLGLVGHEIAVLCERFGALLTPEIVAELKNEVLR; the protein is encoded by the coding sequence ATGTCCCAAACCGCGCAGGACATCAGCAACGTCAACTGGCTGCTGGGCCGGTTCGTGAAGGAGACCGACGGGGTGGCCGACGCGGTCGCCGTCTCCTCCGACGGGCTGCTGATGGCGATGTCGGACGGTCTCGACCGGCCGACCGCCGAACCCCTGGCCGCGATCATCTCGGGGCTCGTCAGCCTCTCGCGGACGGCGTCCCACCGGTACCGGTTCGACGGCCTCAAGCTGGTGATGATCGAGATGCGGCGGGGCTTCCTGCTGGTCTCGTCGATCTCCGACGGGAGCTGCCTGGGCGTCGTCGCGACCACCGAATGCGATCTGGGCCTGGTCGGCCACGAGATCGCGGTGCTGTGCGAGCGGTTCGGCGCCCTCCTCACGCCCGAGATCGTCGCGGAGCTGAAGAACGAGGTTCTTCGGTGA
- a CDS encoding DUF742 domain-containing protein has protein sequence MNDGRRDEPPWPPGTVEHRKGPEPAVPGTPPTVPVPTDEGPGEQFVRPFIVTGGRTRPADDRLRVETLVTAIPAALSAPLSFERRRIVEVCQWPLSVAEIAASLGVPLGVTRVLIADLLAERYLTVHEQAGLNGHLSLALLERIREGVRSL, from the coding sequence GTGAACGACGGCCGGCGCGACGAGCCGCCCTGGCCGCCGGGCACGGTCGAGCACCGCAAGGGGCCGGAGCCCGCCGTGCCGGGCACTCCCCCGACCGTGCCCGTCCCGACCGACGAGGGCCCCGGCGAGCAGTTCGTCCGGCCGTTCATCGTCACCGGCGGACGCACCCGGCCCGCCGACGACCGGCTCCGGGTGGAGACGCTGGTCACCGCCATCCCCGCGGCCCTGTCGGCGCCGCTCAGCTTCGAACGCCGGCGGATCGTCGAGGTCTGCCAGTGGCCCCTGTCGGTCGCCGAGATCGCCGCGAGCCTCGGGGTGCCGCTCGGCGTCACCCGGGTGCTGATCGCCGACCTGCTGGCCGAGCGTTACCTCACCGTCCATGAGCAGGCCGGCCTGAACGGCCACCTCTCGCTGGCCCTGCTGGAAAGGATCCGGGAAGGTGTTCGGTCACTCTGA
- a CDS encoding GTP-binding protein: MFGHSETLTSIVSAKIIVSGGFGVGKTTFVGAISEIEPLTTEAAMTSISAGVDDTTGVEAKSTTTVAFDFGRITVDERIVLYLFGTPGQERFAFLWDDLIEGAIGAIVLVDTRRIDQAYPALDFFEEAQIPIAIGVNYFPGSDRFDLDEIREALGIADRTPVVLCDARDRESVKHVLIALLDSVIFNAR, from the coding sequence GTGTTCGGTCACTCTGAAACCCTCACCTCCATCGTCTCGGCGAAGATCATCGTCTCGGGCGGTTTCGGAGTCGGGAAGACCACGTTCGTCGGCGCGATCTCCGAGATCGAGCCGCTGACCACCGAGGCGGCGATGACGTCGATCTCGGCGGGCGTCGACGACACGACCGGTGTCGAGGCGAAGTCGACGACGACCGTCGCCTTCGACTTCGGCCGGATCACCGTCGACGAGCGCATCGTGCTGTACCTGTTCGGGACGCCCGGCCAGGAGCGGTTCGCGTTCCTCTGGGACGACCTGATCGAGGGCGCGATCGGCGCGATCGTGCTGGTCGACACGCGCCGCATCGACCAGGCGTATCCCGCGCTCGACTTCTTCGAGGAGGCGCAGATCCCGATCGCGATCGGCGTCAACTACTTCCCCGGCTCCGACCGGTTCGACCTGGACGAGATCCGCGAGGCGCTGGGCATCGCGGACCGCACCCCGGTCGTCCTGTGCGACGCCCGGGACCGCGAATCGGTCAAACACGTCCTGATCGCGCTGCTGGACAGCGTGATCTTCAACGCCCGCTAG
- a CDS encoding ABC transporter substrate-binding protein encodes MLRSTRSLTAAVLLAVLPLGGCSMLPGQTPEAEERPVTLGFSAWPGWFPWQVAQEKGFFAAHGLKLELRWYDNYTDSLTALTNGDIDANSQTLNDTLTAVTDGARLTAVLVNDNSTGNDQIIARPGITKISDLKGKRVAAEAGTVDHYLLTLALRRAGLSLKDVKFEPMATDAAAEAFYQGKLDAVGVFAPFTTTALQLEDSKAIATSKEFPGAIPDLLVVTGAFLRKHPEKVQAMVSTWFDTLDWIKTHRAEALRIMAKRAGVSEADYTSYDSGTSIFTLQQNVEAFRSDTATETSLPFQARSLSQFLVDNQLSPMKASLNDLFDPRFIQAERH; translated from the coding sequence ATGCTCCGTTCCACCCGGTCGCTGACCGCCGCGGTCCTGCTGGCGGTGCTCCCCCTCGGCGGCTGCTCGATGCTCCCCGGCCAGACGCCGGAGGCCGAGGAGCGGCCGGTGACGCTCGGGTTCAGCGCCTGGCCCGGCTGGTTCCCCTGGCAGGTCGCCCAGGAGAAGGGCTTCTTCGCCGCGCACGGCCTGAAGCTCGAACTGCGCTGGTACGACAACTACACCGACAGCCTGACCGCGCTCACCAACGGCGACATCGACGCCAACAGCCAGACCCTCAACGACACGCTCACCGCGGTGACGGACGGGGCGCGGCTCACGGCCGTCCTGGTCAACGACAACTCGACCGGCAACGACCAGATCATCGCCCGGCCCGGCATCACCAAGATCTCCGATCTGAAGGGCAAGCGGGTCGCGGCCGAGGCCGGCACCGTCGACCACTACCTGCTGACGCTCGCGCTGCGCAGGGCCGGGCTCAGCCTCAAGGACGTCAAGTTCGAGCCGATGGCGACCGACGCCGCCGCGGAGGCCTTCTACCAGGGCAAACTCGACGCCGTCGGGGTGTTCGCGCCGTTCACGACGACCGCCCTGCAGCTCGAGGACAGCAAGGCGATCGCGACGTCCAAGGAGTTCCCGGGGGCGATCCCCGACCTGCTCGTCGTCACCGGGGCGTTCCTGCGCAAGCACCCCGAGAAGGTGCAGGCGATGGTCTCGACCTGGTTCGACACGCTCGACTGGATCAAGACGCACCGGGCCGAGGCGCTGCGGATCATGGCGAAGCGGGCGGGCGTGTCGGAGGCCGACTACACCTCCTACGACTCGGGCACCTCGATCTTCACGCTGCAGCAGAACGTCGAGGCATTCCGGTCGGACACCGCGACGGAGACGAGCCTGCCGTTCCAGGCGCGGTCGCTGTCGCAGTTCCTGGTCGACAACCAGCTCTCCCCCATGAAGGCGTCGCTGAACGACCTGTTCGATCCGCGGTTCATCCAGGCCGAACGGCACTGA